A region of Daphnia carinata strain CSIRO-1 chromosome 10, CSIRO_AGI_Dcar_HiC_V3, whole genome shotgun sequence DNA encodes the following proteins:
- the LOC130701145 gene encoding epimerase family protein SDR39U1-like, with product MAAKTVVIGGGSGFIGTALSNLLCSCGYDVVIVSRIPGSFRMTWSELEQNGLPKNTLAVVSLAGQNILDMKRRWNSGFEQTVHASRINTTLSLAKAIEKADVKPSVFVSTSGVGYYPPHPNKLYTEHSEGGKGDYFAELCTDWELAAKLPADVGTRQVIIRSGVVLGRRGGMIAQLYLPFFFGMGGPVGSGQQYLPWIHLHDIARLFLYSIEKENVEGVLNGVSPDLITSKEFARAFGGSLWRPALIPLPEFVCNMLLGSERARMLTEGQKVIPQRTLELGFEYNYPDIRSACQEFSPLIYTDDLRGNNIGR from the exons ATGGCGGCCAAAACTGTTGTTATCG GAGGTGGAAGCGGTTTTATAGGCACAGCCCTATCAAATCTTTTATGTAGCTGTGGATACGATGTTGTAATTGTCTCTAGAATTCCCGGATCATTTAGAATGACATGGAGTGAATTGGAGCAAAATGGTCTTCCGAAGAATACATTAGCAGTTGTGAGTCTTGCTGGTCAAAACATCTTGGATATGAAGCGAAGGTGGAATTCTGGATTTGAACAAACTGTTCATGCCAGCAGAATAAACACAACTCTATCACTTGCCAAGGCTATAGAAAAAGCAGATGTTAAGCCAAGTGTCTTCGTGTCAACTTCAGGAGTTG GCTATTATCCACCTCATCCAAACAAACTATATACTGAACATTCAGAAGGAGGCAAAGGTGACTACTTTGCTGAACTGTGTACAGACTGGGAATTGGCTGCAAAATTGCCCGCTGATGTCGGTACCCGCCAAGTTATTATTCGTTCCG GTGTTGTTcttggaagaagaggaggaatgATTGCTCAACTTtaccttccatttttctttggtaTGGGAGGGCCTGTAGGATCTGGTCAGCAGTATTTACCTTGGATTCACCTCCATGATATCGCCAGACTCTTCCTTTACTCCATAGAGAAGGAAAACGTTGAGGGCGTTTTGAACGGGGTTTCCCCCGATCTTATTACGTCAAAAGAGTTTGCCAGAGCCTTTGGAGGTAGCCTTTGGCGACCGGCACTTATCCCTCTTCCCGAGTTTGTATGCAACATGCTTTTAGGTTCCGAAAGAGCCCGAATGTTAACTGAAGGTCAAAAAGTTATACCACAGAGAACCTTGGAATTAGGTTTCGAATATAATTACCCTGACATTCGCTCAGCTTGTCAAGAATTCAGCCCTTTGATTTACACAGATGATTTGCGAGGCAATAATATTGGACGCTAA
- the LOC130701154 gene encoding methyl-CpG-binding domain protein 3-like, translating into MYKMAKVDRKRFECNALPKGWTREEVVRKAGLSAGTKDIFYYSPNGKKFRSKPQLVRHLGDAVDLTTFDYKTGKINAILLRKNRKKAQPDLARGFRNDLSVTPPIRQTASIFKQPVTIIKSQECKVRHELKHGRQEKPRQLFWEKRLENLKFFNSGSEENSRLPPSIKPIGPNVNSDTALQSLVSSLHTVIQGVSITGQTGSKSALEKNAGVFLNPDQPLVQGLVISESDIRKQEERVLSARVRLQEALRSL; encoded by the exons ATGTACAAAATGGCCAAAGTTGACAGGAAAAGGTTCGAATGCAATGCGTTACCCAAGGGTTGGACTCGAGAAGAAGTAGTAAGAAAGGCAGGTCTCTCGGCTGGAACGAAAGACATATTTTATTACAG TCCAAATGGTAAAAAATTTCGAAGTAAGCCTCAGCTGGTACGTCACTTGGGTGATGCTGTTGATTTGACAACGTTTGACTACAAGACAGGAAAAATCAATGCAATACTTTTAAGAAAGAATCGCAAGAAGGCTCAACCGGACTTGGCAAGGGGATTCCGTAATGATTTGTCTGTCACCCCACCAATCAGGCAAACAGCCAGTATTTTTAAACAGCCTGTGACAATTATAAAATCACAAGAATGTAAAGTTCGCCATGAGTTGAAGCATGGACGCCAAGAGAAACCCAGACAG CTTTTTTGGGAGAAACGGTTAGAGAAcctcaaattttttaactCTGGAAGTGAAGAGAATAGTCGCCTTCCTCCTTCCATCAAGCCAATTGGCCCTAATGTCAACTCTGACACAGCACTTCAA tCGCTAGTGTCGTCTTTGCACACGGTCATCCAAGGAGTGTCGATAACGGGGCAGACTGGATCGAAATCGGCCTTGGAAAAGAACGCCGGGGTGTTTCTCAACCCTGATCAGCCATTGGTTCAG GGTCTTGTGATATCAGAGAGCGATATTCGCAAGCAAGAAGAAAGAGTTTTGTCTGCCCGCGTGAGACTCCAAGAAGCCCTCCGTTCGTTGTGA